TGCGGGTCCGGGAGAGCAACGCGGCCTTCGCGCGGCAGTGCGGCGACCCGTTGGTCCACCTGCGCGGGCGGCCCTTCGGTGAGCTGCTGCACCCGCAGGCCAAGCTGCACGTGCTGCACCAGTTGGAGCGCCTGCTCCAGGGGCGCAGCGAGCGGTTCGTCGAACGGCTCGCCGTGCTGCGGCACAGCGCTGCCCCGAGCACCGCGACCCTCACCGCCATGGCGGTCGCGCCGGCGGACGGGCAGTCCCGGACCGTCCTGCTCATGGTCAGCCCGGACCGCGCGGCGGACGAGCGGCGGGCCTGGCCGGGCCGGAAGAAGAACCTCAGCGCGATCAACGCCCGCATCCTCGAGGGGATCGCCACCGGCGCCACCACCGTGCAGCTCGCCGCCCGCCTCTATCTGAGCCGGCAGGGCGTCGAATACCACGTCAGCAGCATGATGCGGGAATTCAAGGTGCCCAACCGGGTCGCCCTGGTCTCCAAGGCGTACTCCATGGGACTGCTGGGTGTTGACTCTTGGCCGCCGAAAGTGAACGCCAATCACATCGACCGATAGGCGCCGGAAACCTGCCGGTAGCAGACGAGCAACCTTCCGTGCACGTCAGCTTCTTACTGATGATCGACTCAAAGAGGGGAGTGTTGGACTCAGTAGGGTCGATGTAGGGTGGGCGCGAGCAGGTGACATCAGCGATGCAGGTTTCGTGAGCGTTACGTTGTCGCAGGATGTCGACGCATGACTAGCCTGGGGGGGCATGTGAGTAGGCTGCGGCAGCGCTGTGAGCGGAGACTGGACGACATCCCCGTTCCGCGACCGTTCAACCTCGAACGCTGGTCGGAGGCGGTGGCCCGGTACCGGGGGCGGAAGCTCTGCCTGCGACCCATGCCCGGCCTCAGTCGGACGGCTCCGTGTGGCATGTGGATTTCGATGGCCTCGACGGACTATGTCTTCTTTGAAGTCAACACGTCCCGTCTCCATTCCGAGCACATCATCCTGCACGAACTCGCCCACATCATCAGCGGCCACACCCTCGGCGTCGACATCGCGGATTCGGTGCTCGGTGGCCTGCTACCAGACCTGGACCCGACGTCGATTCGTCGGGTCCTCGGTCGTGTCGGCTATACCAGCGAGCAGGAGCGGGAGGCCGAAATGCTCGCCTCCCTGGTGCATGCCAGAGCCAGGTGCCCGCAAGCGGGCGGACAGGACCAGGAACTGGCCCAGATGGCCGAGGCACTGCACTTCCCCTCGTAGTCCGGAACGATACACGTGAGGGTTCAGGTCTATTGCTAGACGCTGTCGTTCTCGCCCTGTTATGGCTGACCGTCGTCCTGCGTACCCCGTCCCTGGCGCGAGGGCCGGTGCACCGCGTGGTGTGGCTGGTGTTCCTGAGCCTCGCCCTGGCCAAGACGATTGTCTTCCCGCCGGTCGCCGAACTCATCAACGACGTATCGGGGCGGCCTG
The Micromonospora sp. R77 DNA segment above includes these coding regions:
- a CDS encoding LuxR C-terminal-related transcriptional regulator, which gives rise to MSTTAAVAYPLADEGADCPMLSGAEYRDIFLSITERNGSGFAVLDRHLRVRESNAAFARQCGDPLVHLRGRPFGELLHPQAKLHVLHQLERLLQGRSERFVERLAVLRHSAAPSTATLTAMAVAPADGQSRTVLLMVSPDRAADERRAWPGRKKNLSAINARILEGIATGATTVQLAARLYLSRQGVEYHVSSMMREFKVPNRVALVSKAYSMGLLGVDSWPPKVNANHIDR